In Setaria italica strain Yugu1 chromosome I, Setaria_italica_v2.0, whole genome shotgun sequence, the genomic window actaagatcatatatgtgttgttttgctatccatgctcagaattacaacgtatgcatagtctaggttgctcaaAATTGGTTACatttgctctatctgttatctattTGTACATgattagtagattggatcttaatctctcataaacaccaagtcgatactaacaatgctagttgaaatagatcttgtgctacaAGTTctacggattgataaaccttggaggaatactctgagggaagagctaaaACTGATCCGTACacttgcggttcataaattaGCGTGCTAACAGCCGTCGACAGGCACCGGGAACAGAAGTGAGGACCTGAGCTTTCCAGGTTGCGTGGTTGGTCCTGGAGAGCTTCTCGGTGACGCTTGGGCCGAACAGGGGTTCATGGCGAGTGAGGAGGGAGGATGCCATGGATTGGATCTTTCAGAGGAAGGTGGCTATGGTTACCGTATAGGCTTAACTCAGATCAGCGGAATTTGGGTGGAACGGCGCACCTTCTCCGTGCGTGGGCTGCATGTTTATATAGGCGAGGACCTCGCGTGGACTACAATGATGTGCGCAGGTCAGTTGAGATTGCCCTTCCTTGGTTTACAAGTAAACAACAGATTCTAGATATCTCATTCTAGTTACAACAGACTCATGTCTATCTATACAACCTGGCCAATGTCAAACATACCGCGCACAACTCGTTACAATGTATGACTCTTCTAATATTAAACACATCGCTACTAACCACAGGAACGTAACCAATGCCAAGCCCGAATGCCCGATACCTCACGTCACGTGCGCGTGCTACTCTCATAGCTAACACCTACGTCTGTACTCTGTGCCCCATCAATTAGCCAATTTTACCGTCTGCGACCGCTCGCCCATACGCCTAGCACGCTTGGAAGTGTGCAGCCTAGCTGATGATCTTGTCTTTTGCCAGTGCAGCCACGATGATCTCGCTAGGGAAATCGGCAGGTACTAAATATCCCCCAATGAGGATCCTGGACCTTTCTTTTCAATTTATCGTTGGTGTCGAGTCGCCTAGAAATGAAAGGCTACATCTTGAATTTTTTGTGGCAAGGGATCAATAAAATAATGGAGCAAGGAGATCAGTAACGTTGCAGCTAGAACGAGATTGCGAGAGAACTACAATTCTTTTCCGTGCTCCGCCAAGAGGTAAAGGTATGGCCTGCTTGATGCCTATAGCGGTATAGCCTATGCCTTAACTTATGTTTGATTGTTTGATGATGGTCTTTAATTTTCTCATGACTTGAACCCGTTCATTGTAGTAGGGCATTAGGGCATCAACATCATCGATTGATTGGTTTGGTTATTCGTTAGGAATATATATCATCGGGAATTTAGGATTTACGACTTGCAAGTTCGCATGATCTTCATATTTGATGTTTCTAAGGGCCTATTTTTAAGTTACATCCCAGGTCCCCGGAATCTTGGGACCGGGCCAGTCGAGCGACCATGTGTAGATGTACGGTGCGATGCTGACACTGGTAGGGAGGGTCTTTTATCTGTCGCAAGTCACGCAATTTTTCACGTAAAATATGCGTGTGCATgttgcgtgggattcgaacccacaacctcgaacccacaacctccagtctcgcgcgtagcttccttgccatcccacctacacagcacatctgactatataggggatgcaatccttttgtattaactcgtggggacccttttatcccggttggaaacaccaaccgggataaaagaccaccaccttttatcccggttggtgtttccaaccgggataaaagggtccccacgagttaatacaaaaggattgcatcccctatatagtcagatgtgctgtgtaggtggcactagcctttgcaaccgggataaaaggtccgggttggtgagccccccaccagtgaccgagctttaatcccagttggtgaaccttttatcccggaccaactttaaaccggaatAAAATGGggtgcatggaaggtgagttctctactagtgtgatCAAGCGGTGCTGCGGAAGAACATCATGACCAGGATCTCCAAGATGCATGGTGGTGCAGGAGGAGGTCAACGACGGCTGCTGAGCTGGTGTTCAACGTTGAGAAACCAGAGCCGGGATCTGGGGTGACCCAAGCCACACACTGTCATTGTccttgatgaagaagaggaagcggaGGCCACCGGCGAAACATCTTGTCGTGATTGACGATGACAACGAGTAGTTGTGGTCATATCCAAGAACTCGGAGTTTAGGTTTCTTAGGCTTTCCTTTTGAGTGATTGCATGCTTCAGGCAAATCAGGGTTTTTCGGAGCTGCAGGCCAGGCTGACTCTACCAACCATCCGGGAATCTTCCATTCGGTTCCATCGCTCGGAAGATAGTATGGTTGCCCTTCCTCCAAAATTGTAGTTCATTTTGTTGATACCGTAGAATTTGCTAACTTCTAATCAACTCTCTGTCTTAGTTAAGTTGACATAACTTTATTCCAACCAAGAATGTTTTCCTCGTGAACTTGAAGCATTTATCCACATATACTGAGTAcattttgatgatatattgtcAGAGAACATTTTCCCAATGAAGCTATAGACTATTTTTTTATTGAGCAGAACAATTTTCTTGGTTCATCTTTcggaaaaaaaattgttcaaGCAAAAGTAAGAATTATTCCACAAGAAAAGTGTTATATATTggtgaaagtatttttcataataaatctAGTAATGTAGATCTTATGTTGTTAAACTGTGTAAATTTTAGATATTTATAGTAAAGGGTAAAAGATTGATTTGAACAAATCTAGATGGACTTATATTTACGATTGAAGGATGTAATATAATTAATTGATAATTTGCACTGTTTGAATTAATGTTTGAATGGCCCATTTGCCTGATTCTGTCAAAGTACGTACTTCGTAGTATATCTAAAATCATAATTCATTTTGACAATGTTTCTTAGGACCCCGAAACTCAGTAATTGCTTCATATATTGTATACATGACAGTGGACCTAAAGCATATCCACAGAGGATGATGCTTTCCTTTCTGTACCTCTATCTTTCTCCCTCAACTAATATATACAGTATGCCAATTTgccagcaaaaaaaaatccttcgTGACAGACATTTAATATCCAAAATAATTAAGAGCACAAGACTACGTCGTCGGGGCACACAAGCCTTCAAGCaggttttttttacaattaagACCAGTCTTATTGGGAGTTTCACGGAGAGTTTCATAGACATTAAATTTtataccacatcagcaattttatTCTTGGCCTCCAGGATATTCTTGGCTCTGTGTGATTTAGCTTGAATGATTGTTCCCTTTTATTGGCGCTGTTGTGCTGGATTGCTGCAttgttgttgccttgttggctGGAGCGTTGAGGTTGCGTTATGCTTTTGTGTGGCGAACGAGAGTACAACTAAACACCGCAACCTCTTTGATCTCTTGCCAACTACTCCGTACTATGCAGGAATGCATGGTAATACACACTGAAATTAAATAGCATCTGGTAGTTGTTGGTGAGAGCTCCCTTCACTTACCACTTAATACTTATGCAGTAGGTATTTtccagtaaaaaaaaagaagtaaagaggTATCAACAGTTGAAGATGCCACTTCCAGATAGGAAGACATTTTCGGTTTGGACAAGATGGGAAAACGTCGAAACAGCATCTGCAGTCAGGTAGCCCAAATTTACTCCAATCATTGGTTGCCTGGCCAATAATGTCCTGTCATATCCTCACCTAGCCTAATGTTTATTTATTAGAAACGGACACTCTATTAGCACTATCATCAACGAATCTCAGTATGTTTGACATAGAGTAATTGATAGTTCGCTTACGAGAGGATCCAAAATCGATTGTGGACAGTAGATTGACTTGTTACGAGAGGAGGGTCCAACCAAAAAGTATGTATGCTTTGCCACTCGCATGACGAAACGTTATTGCATCGGCTAACAAAATGTCGCTACACGGTATGAGTCAGGGATAAAGTTTTTGAGTGGACAGCTCCACACGTCCCACCTAGAGGAGATTGGTCTGCATTCTCATCCGTCAGCCAATGGTGGGCGCAAATAGGATCAATGCCCGGCGCAACCCTGAAGGGGATAAGATCTCTAATTATTCTTGTGTCATGGGAAATTTGAAAGGAGCGCAATGAAAGAGTTTTCCAGTGCAAGTTCAAAAGCTTAGACGAACTACTCGGCAAAATTAAGGAGGAGGCACAATGTTGGATTTTAATGGGAGCTAGGCACTTGGGCGATATTTGTCAAATTGAGGAGTGATCATTTTTTAAAACCACACACCTGTACTTTTTTGTATAGTTTTTTTCACTTGTTTTTGGCCTAGGTCTTGTGATGACTctcttctctattaattaatttagcgcccggacgtccgatgggAACTTTCCCATCGGACGCTCCGTCGCAACATTCAAAAATAATATCTGCAACATCAAAAGTATGatgttgcaacattgaaaaatatgtgaaaaatCGTTCAATGTTAATATCGTTTCTGGAAAAAAATCCCACTGCAACATCAAATGCATGTTTCATACAACATTCCCAAATAAAAATTCAGCCCATGATATATAACAACCAAATATTATACCGCAACATCCAAAATGTGACACTGCAACATTCATAAATCAAAACTGCAACATCTTCAAAACAACAAGTGCAtcatcaaaaggaaaaataaaaaattaaccCCTCGGCTGAATCAcccgttgcaacatcaaaatttGTCCTTTGCAACATCTCAAACATTCTTTTGTAGCATCTCAATTCTTGTATGGTTACATTAAGAAAACAAAGCAACATGACAAATCAATATCTGAAACATAAAAAATCATATGTTGCAATATTGAAAAATCTAGCTTCCAGAACCAGACACCCAGACACGGATCACAGCCGAGCGTGTATCGGTGCCGCGGCCGCCATTGTGCCCCTCGCTGCGAGGGTCTAGGAGCCGGCACGAGGCTGGGGAGCATGACACTGACGATGAGTCCCCCGTCCAACACGTCGTCGGAGGCGATGGAGCCAGAGACGGAAGTGGATGGCTTGGGCCTAAGCACGGCGGTGAGGATCCGACCGGCGCTGGAGACGAGGCTGGCGAGCCACCCCCTCGACggcaggggaggcggaggcagaggcGAGGCCCCGCCGTGTGCTTCCCATCGGAGACAGAAGCGAAGGGCTCGCCACCTGAACACGGCGGCGAGGATCTGGCCGGCTCCCGAGATTCACATGGGGAGGAGGCATTCCCTACCTCAGAGCTCTCGCTGCCGGCCAACACTGGacagccggaggaggaagaaatcaGCGGTGCGATGGGGAACGGCCAGAGGATGAGGGAGAAGAAGATATGAagctgaggaagaagataaaaatGAATGGACGTGAACTTGCAATTAATTGTATTGAAAAGGAGTTTCGGGTTCGTCGTCCGTCCGATATTTTTTACCGTCCGAACGCCTGTGTTATGGTGTTTCCGTTAATTAATACAAGCCCGGCAATCTCTGCTGGGTATACAGTTTCAAGAAAAAGATAGGCTTAAAGTAACAAAACAAGAGTAACGCAGTAAGACACTAGACCACCTTACCAGCCATTTCTTAGTTCCAAAAGGAAAACTTTTGGTATAGTACGTACTTCTATTAATTCGCATCGAAGAATCTCAATATATAAGTCTGACATAGAAAAATGAAACTATAGCATTCAATTCTGGGTGCTGGTTTCACTATTGCCCATATAAACCAGAGAGGTTGCAGTGCACTTATGCGCCTTAGAGTCTTAAGAGCATCAACATTAGTCAACACTACAGGCTACACACTGTACACAGAACAATGAGCAGTGTGGTAAGGAAGTCTGCGCCAGTGGTCGTGAGGCCATCAAAGACACTGCCGTCAAGCAGTGCCATAAACCTGTCATCCTTTGACAAGTGCTTCGTTAGGGTTCCAACCACAGTGTTGCTCGTGTTCGAACACCCGATCCACGAACCAGCTGAAACAATAAAGAGTGCACTGTCCGAGGCGCTAGTCCACTACTACCCAATTTCTGGCCGTATCACTGCAAGCGCCGACGATGCCGACGAGTCCCACATCCAGTGCACCGGTGAGGGCGTCGCATTCGTCGCCGCTTCCGCCAGTTGTGCCTTTAAGGAAGTCGAGTTCTTCGACCCATCGTCGTCTAGACCAAAGGCGCTAGTAAACGAGCTCGTCAGCCACTACCCACCCGAGGGTTGTGGCCCCACTGACCCATTGCTGCTTATGCAGGTGACGGAGTTCTCCTGTGGCGGATTCATCGTCGGGGTGGTATGGAACCATgccgtcgccgacggcgtcggCATCGCCCAATTCTTGCAAGCTCTCGGCGAGCTTGCCCGAGGGCAATCATCACCGTCAGTCGTTCCAGTCAGGTGGGACGGCTCCCTCCCGAGAATTCCCCGAGCCATCGTTGCCACGCGACAGCTCATGGTGAGCGTCGAGCCATTGGACGACGTTGCCTTCATCGACATCACCGTCCCGTCGAGCTTGATCAGCTACATCAGAGCTGAATTCCAGCGACACTCCAACTCCAACGGCCATGGCCAGCCGTGTaccttcttcgaggctgtcacCGCTGTGCTATGGCAGTGCCGTACTCGCGCGATCATCACCAACCCCAACGCCCCTGCTTTGCTTTCGTTTGCGGCTGACGTGCGCAAGCTCGTGGGCGCCAGGGAAGGCTACTACGGCAACTGCTCCACTGGGCCCCTAGCCGTGGCGACGAGCGGTGCGGTGGCGAACGGAGACATCGTGGAAGTAGTCAAGATGATCAGACAAGCCAAGGATCAAGTGTCGGAACAGTTCAAGAAGAATAATGAACATGGCGATCAGGTTCAGGTAATGGATGAGAAGCTGTTCTACCAGATCCGATACAACATGTTTATTGTGTCGTCCTGGAAAACACTAGGGCTCGACAAGGCTGATTTTGGGGGCGGGACGCCGGCGCGGGTGATGTGCTACGAGCAACGGATGCCGCGCTATCCGATATGCATTACGTCCCTACCGTGTAGAGGAAAGGATGGAGCCAGTGTGTTCGCAGCCTGCGTGAAGGAGGAGCACGCCGACGCCTTCCTTAAGGAGTTAGCAACATTCATCTGATTTTATTACACATTGTGTGCTTTAAATTTCAAGAAAGCTTTGCAATAATGTTTTGCTGCCACATACTACGCTACACCTGTTCTTTTAGTGTTTCCCAGTTATTTCCGGCTTCTATACCTCTCTAAATGCTATGTATACGTGTGTACGTTATCTTGTATACAGGAGTAAACTTGTTTTGCAAACAAGAATAAAATATTGCATGCCCTATTTGTCTTCACACCACCCGGCACCCTTCGTGGTGTACTGTGGTTGCGGCGGTGCCCGCGGCTGGCGCGTGGCGTCCCTCCTTCCGTGGTGCGGGTGCGGTTGCGCTTGCGACCGGCGACCGGCGTACGGCTAGGGGATGCCGGACGCTCGGATTGGGCAGCCTAGGTTGTCCTAGTATGGCTGCCTACGGCAGGTCGCAGTGGGCGTGCGCTGCGGCAGGTCGCAGTGGGAGTGTACACAGCTGGAACCAATGGGGCCGCTATTTGGACTCATTGCAGGTCTTTTGGACGAAAGCTCTACTCGATCTTGTATCGGTCCATGGCAGCGAAGATATTGTGCATCACTCTCCTTCCTGAAGGCGTCGTTGGAAGGATCTTGCCGTCTTCTTCTCCAGGTGAAAACCTTTAAACTACTTGGCTGGTTCTAGTAGGGGCGGCATCTTGATGTCGCTTCCCTCTTGGGAGCATCATCATGGAGGAGTTATTGAGCCCTGCGATGCCGTGATCGAGATTGCTTATATTGTGGCAGTGCATGACGTTGCTCAAGCTTGAGGTCACAGTCAAGATCGACTCAGTGTGGTTACTATGTGACAGGAGCATCAAGCTATAGTTAATCGTTTCTTGCATAATGTTTCTATCATCAACTGTTTCTAAGTAGACGAGAGAGGTGAAGGATTGTTGCTGCGTGAGGACAATTCAAGTTTAAAGCAAATATATGGAAGAAGATCGAAACTTAGTCTTTATTTTCTCGGTGAGTCTAGCTTCCTTTCTTGTTGTTTGGAGTGTCTCTATGTTGAGGCTTGAAGTCTAAGTACTCGTGTATCGTCTGGCTATGTGATCAGATTTGTTTGTTGGTTGTCATAGACATTCACACGTGAATGTTCAAAATCGGATattttccttaatctaaaatTTTTTTTCGCACCGTCCCGCATCCGGCATCCCTGTATTTGCTTAGAACCGACGTTGTCTTCTGCCCCACTTTTCCCCATTCTCCCGAGGGAGGAGAGAGACTTTCCCCACCCCAACCAGCAGCGGCGATCCCTAAATCCAGAGTCCGATAAGCTTGCGGTGTAGGCATCGGCAAGGCATCGCAGCTAGCATCGTCGTTGACAGCGTCAACTCAAGCATCTCCACCACCGCTGCTGCCTCCCGCGGTTTCGCCTCCACCGCGTCGTCATGTTGATCTTAGGTTACTTAAGGAGATCATGCAAATTGATCCAGACAAGCATAAGCTGCGTAACTTGATTGAAGGGATGCAGACACGGAAGGAGCACCTGGGCGGTGGTAGTATGGCGGATCAACCGTCCGTGACTGAGAAGGACAAGGAGATGCATATTCCCTTCGCCGATGCACCGTCCCCGGTGCGCACCGTGCTCAACCGCCCTTGGCCAGACCCTATTGTGATCCCACCTATCTCTCCGTCCGGAAAGTACTGCACTTTGGTGGCCACCACCGAGGACATTGGGCCTCCCATCACGATAGAGGAGTTCGCcacgctggaggacaaggaaggCGACGATCTGTGCACTAACCACTACAAGCAGACTGCTCGAGCTGATGCGCTCATgctgtaatattccaaaaatttgtaatatttgaatgtgtgaaattttgaaaaaattaaaactttttgGTTGAATGTTGTGCTCATTTGAAAAGCTATAAATCTCTATCTCACCCTTAATTCTATTTCAAAAACACGAGTGGCTTGATTTGGGTCTTCTCGAGTTTTTTTAGAATATTTGTTTGTGTgaggtttgaattttgaattcaaatcaaaattcaaaccaaattTAAAACCTAAACCTAAATCAAACAAAAACCAAAAGCTAACCTAACTAACTTCCTAGCCAGCCTACTAACTCGCCCGGCCTGCCTAGACCAGCTCGCCCGCGTCCCTTCCTCGGCCTGCGTCCGTCTAGCccagctcgccgcgctcctcgctCAGCCTAAGGCTGCACACGCTGCTTCGCCCGGCCCGCAACGCAAGCGCTGCTCAGCCCAGCCAGCCGCCTGCACGCCCGCATGCACGCCGGCCCAGCTTCGCGCCCTCCTGCTTCCACCGCTCGCTGATGCCTCGGCCCCACCTGCCAGGGCCTTCCCCCttaattgttcttcttcctccgtaCCACCGAGTCGCACGTGCTGCCCGCGCCAGTGCCTAGTCGGAGCACACTACCGCCACGCCCATGAACCCCTGTCGTGCCTTCCCCTTTCACGCTGGCTGCCTTGGATGCTTGCCACGCTGCCCGCGCCGCATGCCGCTGCATCTCCACCGCCCACGTCCCCAGCGCCACGCCACCAACCCCCTAGGGCACCGCCATCACTCCAGAAGATTCTCCTACCTACCCGCGCCCTAACCCTAGCCGGCCcagggctataaatagagcaCCCCGGTGCCCCTCTTTGCCATCCCCTTTAGGCTCCGCCCGTTCGTTGCTCGCTACCATGAAAGTAGAGGAGGGCCATGGGAAAGGTAGAAGGAAGAcggggagaaggaggaggaagagaggaagaaggggaagaagaggaggaaagtcATCCATAGGAGAAGGAGCCAGAGTTCGCTGTCGCCGTCTCCACCAAGCCGCCATTGTGAGCCACATCCCCCGCCTCTTTTTCCTTTGCGCCATGGAGTAGCTTAGGTGTAGTTGTAGGCCACCGTCGACCGCCATGGGACTAGAACACCGACGCCCCGTGCGCGTGCCCGCGCCTACGCGCTCTGTCTGCGTGCCCTCCTACCTGTGCCATGCAGCTGCAGTGCCCGCGCTTCACCCGTCCGCTGCCGCTCACCGCCTGTGCCGTGCCCGCTCACgtgcgccgccatcgccgcgcgATTTCGCGTCGCCGCCCACGCGCGTGCGTGCCGCACCGCTGACTCACCGCCCGCGTGGCCACCACGTAGGTGCCACGTGGCCCTAATGTGGCCGTGGGGTCCACCCGTGGGGCCCACTGACCCGATGGGGCCCATCGTTGACCAGGTCAATGCTAACGTCAACGTGACATGTGGCACCCCCTCGGGCTGCCATGTGGACCAACCCCATGGTGACACATGTCACCCTATAATAATTGTTTTctgaaattaattaaataaatcctttaatctttgaaaatgcataactaattcatttttactcaaaaaatatgaaatcagttgcattaaatttgtaAAATCGAGCCCATgtt contains:
- the LOC101762497 gene encoding acyl transferase 15 yields the protein MSSVVRKSAPVVVRPSKTLPSSSAINLSSFDKCFVRVPTTVLLVFEHPIHEPAETIKSALSEALVHYYPISGRITASADDADESHIQCTGEGVAFVAASASCAFKEVEFFDPSSSRPKALVNELVSHYPPEGCGPTDPLLLMQVTEFSCGGFIVGVVWNHAVADGVGIAQFLQALGELARGQSSPSVVPVRWDGSLPRIPRAIVATRQLMVSVEPLDDVAFIDITVPSSLISYIRAEFQRHSNSNGHGQPCTFFEAVTAVLWQCRTRAIITNPNAPALLSFAADVRKLVGAREGYYGNCSTGPLAVATSGAVANGDIVEVVKMIRQAKDQVSEQFKKNNEHGDQVQVMDEKLFYQIRYNMFIVSSWKTLGLDKADFGGGTPARVMCYEQRMPRYPICITSLPCRGKDGASVFAACVKEEHADAFLKELATFI